The segment TGCGGACATGAAAACTCCGGCGGTAAATGAGGGCGGCGGAGCCCTCTCCCCGCCAAACGGAGAGAGGGACAATCAAAGTCACGCCGCAGCCGTGATCTCGTCGCCATAGGCCATGGCGGCCGGCAGGCGAACTTCGGTGCCGCCGGTGCGGGCGATGATGCCGGTTTCGAAGCTCATGATGGATTTCTGGCGCGGCTGCAGCACGCGCCGCGGCATCGGCAGATGGAAGCGCAGCACTTCCGGATCGCGACGGTAGACGACCATGCGGCCGCCGCCATCCTGGGATGCCGTCGCAAGCTCGCGCAGCGGCTGGATGTCCAACGGCTGGCCGGTTTCGGCGGTATAGACATTCCCCTGCCGCAGGAAATCCAGCACGGTGATGTAGCCGTCGCCATCGGCAAGCCGCTTGGTGGCAATCAGCCGGAACGCCTCCGGCGGCAGGCGCAGGCTGTCCACCCATTCGACTTCGCCGGTGCGTTCGCGCACGCCGCCGATGAGATCGTTGACATCGCGCAGGATCTGATCGGCGGTCTTGGCAGACCACAAGGTCGAGGAGCCCGTACCGTCAGCAGCGACATCGACGCGCGAGACATTGGGATCGTTGACGAAACCGGTCCAGCCCTTCTCCGTGGAGCCGATCATGGCGACGGAGTTGAGCAGGCGCTCGATTTTATCAGCGGCGAAGATGGCGTTGGAGGCGTTGAGATCGAGATTGTAGAGTGCTGCCTGATTGACCTCCTCCAGATTCCATTCCCAGCCGGAGCCGACCATTGCGAAATCATGGCTGGCGCTGTCACGCGTCGACTGATTGAAGGGCATATCCGTGCCCGCGCCGGAAAGGAACTTCGCCTCGCCCGCGCTATCGACGGTGAAGAAGGTCGTACCCGCGGCCCATTCATTGCCCTCGGTGACGACAGGCACATGCAGGCCATAATTGAGCGTGGGATAGCGCCGCTGATAGATGCGGGTCTCGATATTGCGGCCCTGCGCTATGACGAAGGAATAGGCTGCCTGCGCGTCGGCGAAATGCTGTCGAACGAATTGGTTCATGGATTAGGCGCTCCTGTGCTTGAGCGAGATTTCGACGATATCGCCGTTGCCGCCGCTCGTGTCGAAGAAACAATCGGGAATGGGGCCGACGATGCCGGTACCAGCCGCGTTGACATAGGCATTGGTGGTCGGGTTGTAATAGACGGCGTCGCCGTCAGCGACTGCGCCGCCCGCCCGCACATACATCTGGCCGGAGGTCAGAAAGGCGCCGGTGATGAACTGCGCATAGCCGTCCACCTGCGTAGCACCGGGCAGCACGGTCGGCGTCAGCACTGCGATGCCGAGAAACTTGCCGCCGGCGGCATAGGGCGCAACGCCGTGATCGGCGAGACCGCGCTGGGCCGGCTGGCCGAACTTGATGCCGGCGGCGTTTTCCACCGTGCGGCTGATCTTGTTGGATTTTTCCTCCGAAGCGATCTGCCCGTGCAGGCCCTTCTGAGGAGCGTTTCCATAGGTGGTCTGATAAGTCGCCATTGAAGCGTCTCCTTTTCGTTGACCTGGTTAGACGGGATTGGCCGGCAGGTGGGCGGATTGCAGGTCACGCACCATGGCGGCATAGGCGGTGAACGCGGCGGACATCGATGCCTGCTCGGTGGTGATACCGTCCTTGACCGCGGCGGCGAAAAGATCCGTGGTCTCGCGAATGGCCTCTGCCAGCATGTCGAAACGCGCGTCGATATAGGCGTCCGACCTGCCCTCGACAGCACTCTCGCCGACCTTAGCGAGAACGACCGCCTTGCGGATCGCCGTATCGGTAAGACCTGCTGTTTTCACATTGCCAACGATCGCCTTGGCAAGCCCGATGAGATCGGCGCGAGCCTCGGCTCGCCGTTCGATTTCGGCATCGGACAAGAGCCCGGCCTTGACGACATCCAGCTCGGCATCGCGAACGGCGATGGCCTTCTGGTATGCGATGTCGGCGTCCCCGAGCCGTTGCTGCAACGTCGCAATAAGCTCAGCAGCCTGATCGTTGACCTCGATCCTGACGCCATCGACGGTAATTGTCTTTGTGGACATCATTCCTTCCTTGTTCAGATGATGATCGGAATTAGGGCGTGGGGCTGCGAGAGGAGCGCAGCCCCACGGTGCTGCCACATCGCCGATGCGGACTTTCGATCCCGCACGGCCACGGCGCACAATGGCGATATGATTGATGCGAATATTCTTCTGGACCGCGTCATAGGCCTCACCGGCGGGCGTCACGCCTGCAGTGAAATCGAGATCGCAGACATAGCCGGCCGACAGTTCCTGCTTGCCGCTCTCGATGTCCTGAATAGCCGCCTCGTCGCTGACCATCAGCGGCACCCGAATGAAGATGCCCTCACCGGCGATCTCATCGCCGGTCTGGCCGACGGAATATGTCTTCCAGTTTGCCGACGTGACCATTTCCGGCGGATGCTCATTTGTCACCGGTCGGTGAGCGGCACTCTTCAGCGTGTCTTCGGAGAAGACTTCCGCACCGGGGCGATAAACCCGCACGGTGCGCATTTCCGGCCTGCCGACCTCCGCACCGAGATAGTTCTGAATACCCGTGCGGGCGATCCGAGCGTCGGCCACAAGATAGCCGTCGCCAGTCCGCCGCGTCCCCGCGACGGTGACAATGTCTGTAAAATTCATGAGTGGGTGTCCCTTGGTCGGAATCGACTTTGGCGGATGATGCCGCCGTCTATGACGAGGCGGTATTTGCTGCAGATGCCGGAGGTTGTTCTTCGCTCGGAGGAGTGGCTTCCTCGGACA is part of the Rhizobium sp. CB3090 genome and harbors:
- a CDS encoding DUF2184 domain-containing protein, coding for MNQFVRQHFADAQAAYSFVIAQGRNIETRIYQRRYPTLNYGLHVPVVTEGNEWAAGTTFFTVDSAGEAKFLSGAGTDMPFNQSTRDSASHDFAMVGSGWEWNLEEVNQAALYNLDLNASNAIFAADKIERLLNSVAMIGSTEKGWTGFVNDPNVSRVDVAADGTGSSTLWSAKTADQILRDVNDLIGGVRERTGEVEWVDSLRLPPEAFRLIATKRLADGDGYITVLDFLRQGNVYTAETGQPLDIQPLRELATASQDGGGRMVVYRRDPEVLRFHLPMPRRVLQPRQKSIMSFETGIIARTGGTEVRLPAAMAYGDEITAAA
- a CDS encoding DUF2213 domain-containing protein — protein: MNFTDIVTVAGTRRTGDGYLVADARIARTGIQNYLGAEVGRPEMRTVRVYRPGAEVFSEDTLKSAAHRPVTNEHPPEMVTSANWKTYSVGQTGDEIAGEGIFIRVPLMVSDEAAIQDIESGKQELSAGYVCDLDFTAGVTPAGEAYDAVQKNIRINHIAIVRRGRAGSKVRIGDVAAPWGCAPLAAPRPNSDHHLNKEGMMSTKTITVDGVRIEVNDQAAELIATLQQRLGDADIAYQKAIAVRDAELDVVKAGLLSDAEIERRAEARADLIGLAKAIVGNVKTAGLTDTAIRKAVVLAKVGESAVEGRSDAYIDARFDMLAEAIRETTDLFAAAVKDGITTEQASMSAAFTAYAAMVRDLQSAHLPANPV